A part of Roseitalea porphyridii genomic DNA contains:
- a CDS encoding DUF808 domain-containing protein — protein MSGLLALLDDVAAIAKVAASSVDDVVGQAVKASSKAAGAVIDDAAVTPKYVHGFSAERELPIVWRIARGSLFNKLVILLPVALLLSAFAPWAIAPLLMAGGTYLCFEGAEKVWHAINPADHHAEDLYKEKLSDAHLEEKKVAGAIKTDFILSAEIMTIVLSSLPPGLAFAMEASALAVAGVLITVAVYGAVAVIVKADDVGLRMAAAGRHRRTRAAGKWIVRNMPRLLRLLVIVGTAAMLWVGGSIIMHGLNEMDVKAPYQTIHDIAVAVAALVPEAVRGFTEWFVTALIDGIAGLAIGLVVLLIVNRIVAPLRRRFAPADREPTEKAGRG, from the coding sequence ATGAGCGGCCTTCTCGCACTGCTCGACGATGTCGCCGCGATCGCCAAGGTTGCGGCTTCCTCGGTGGACGACGTGGTCGGCCAGGCCGTCAAGGCTTCTTCCAAGGCCGCCGGCGCGGTGATCGACGATGCCGCCGTCACGCCGAAATACGTGCACGGCTTCTCCGCCGAGCGCGAACTGCCGATCGTCTGGAGGATCGCGCGCGGCTCGCTGTTCAACAAGCTGGTGATCCTGCTTCCGGTGGCTCTGCTGCTGTCGGCGTTCGCGCCCTGGGCGATCGCCCCGCTTCTGATGGCCGGCGGCACCTATCTTTGCTTCGAGGGGGCCGAGAAGGTCTGGCACGCGATCAACCCCGCCGACCATCACGCCGAGGATCTGTACAAGGAAAAGCTCAGCGACGCCCATCTCGAGGAAAAGAAGGTCGCCGGCGCGATCAAGACCGATTTCATCCTGTCGGCCGAGATCATGACGATCGTGCTGTCTTCGCTGCCGCCGGGCCTCGCCTTCGCGATGGAGGCGAGCGCGCTCGCCGTCGCCGGCGTGCTGATCACGGTCGCCGTCTATGGCGCGGTCGCGGTGATCGTGAAGGCGGACGATGTCGGCCTGCGCATGGCCGCCGCGGGCCGCCATCGGCGCACGCGCGCCGCCGGCAAGTGGATCGTGCGCAACATGCCGCGCCTGCTGCGGCTCCTGGTGATCGTCGGCACCGCCGCGATGCTCTGGGTCGGCGGCTCGATCATCATGCACGGCCTTAACGAGATGGACGTCAAGGCGCCCTACCAGACCATTCACGACATTGCCGTGGCGGTGGCCGCGCTGGTTCCCGAGGCGGTTCGCGGTTTCACCGAATGGTTCGTCACCGCCCTGATCGACGGCATCGCCGGACTTGCGATCGGGCTCGTGGTTCTGCTGATCGTCAACCGCATCGTGGCGCCGCTGCGCCGGCGGTTCGCGCCGGCCGACAGGGAGCCGACCGAAAAGGCCGGTCGCGGTTGA